In Desulfovibrio sp. UIB00, the following are encoded in one genomic region:
- a CDS encoding peptide-binding protein — MLCICASSAFCANSAGDLPEETGLAPSGAAGSPAGPPASGGSIFFGTIGEASNLIPYLTSDSASHEVADLIYTAPLRYNKDLQPEPWAAESWSMEDGGKRMRFTLRKGILWEDGQELTAEDVAFTCKLAADPATGSPYAEDFLRIKELRVIDRYTFEVRYDQFFARAVSTWMNPILPKHILEGQNIRSTPFARKPMGAGPYRLKSWEPGSRIVLEASPTYFAGKPRIDEVVYRIIPDNATMFMETRAGRLDVMDLSPLQYLRQTSGPEWQSRFHKFRYIASVYIFLGFNLEHPFFKDVRVRRAISMAIDREGIIKGVLLGQGVPAFGPFKPGSWPYHPGLKPMPRNIAAARALLAEAGFADHNGDGLLDRDGQPLAFTILTNQGNEQRILAATVMQSQLREVGIDVHIRTVEWAAFIREFVNKGRFDAVLLGWTIPQDPDLFSVWHSSQTFEGGLNFTHYRNPEVDKLLEDAQSTPDQKKRAELYYRIQEIFDAEQPYCFLFVPYALPVVQRRFQGIEPALAGIMYNFEKWWIPKALQHTQMQP; from the coding sequence TTGCTGTGCATTTGTGCATCATCGGCTTTTTGCGCCAATTCTGCGGGTGATCTGCCGGAAGAAACCGGCCTTGCCCCCTCGGGTGCGGCAGGCAGCCCGGCTGGCCCCCCGGCTTCGGGCGGCAGCATATTTTTTGGCACCATTGGCGAGGCTTCAAATCTTATTCCCTACCTCACATCAGACTCCGCCTCGCATGAGGTGGCAGACCTCATCTACACGGCCCCGCTACGTTATAACAAGGATTTGCAGCCCGAGCCATGGGCAGCGGAATCTTGGAGCATGGAAGATGGCGGCAAGCGCATGCGTTTTACCCTGCGCAAGGGCATATTGTGGGAAGACGGGCAGGAGCTGACCGCCGAAGATGTGGCCTTTACCTGCAAGCTGGCGGCAGACCCTGCCACCGGCAGCCCTTATGCCGAGGATTTTTTGCGCATCAAGGAGCTGCGGGTCATTGACCGCTATACGTTTGAAGTGCGCTATGACCAGTTTTTTGCGCGGGCGGTATCCACCTGGATGAACCCCATTTTGCCCAAACATATTCTGGAAGGGCAGAACATCCGCTCCACGCCTTTTGCGCGCAAGCCCATGGGGGCCGGGCCGTATCGGCTCAAGTCATGGGAGCCGGGAAGCCGCATTGTGCTGGAGGCATCGCCCACCTATTTTGCGGGCAAGCCGCGCATTGACGAAGTGGTGTACAGGATCATTCCCGACAACGCCACCATGTTTATGGAAACCCGGGCGGGCAGGCTGGACGTGATGGATCTTTCGCCCCTGCAATATCTGCGACAGACCTCCGGCCCGGAATGGCAGAGCAGATTCCATAAATTCCGCTACATCGCCTCGGTGTATATTTTCCTCGGCTTTAATCTGGAGCATCCGTTTTTCAAGGATGTGCGGGTGCGGCGAGCCATTTCCATGGCAATCGACCGCGAGGGCATCATCAAGGGAGTCTTGCTGGGGCAGGGGGTTCCGGCTTTTGGGCCGTTCAAACCCGGCTCGTGGCCCTATCATCCCGGCCTTAAGCCCATGCCCAGAAACATTGCCGCAGCGCGCGCCCTGCTGGCCGAGGCGGGCTTTGCCGACCATAACGGCGATGGCCTGCTCGACCGCGATGGCCAGCCGCTGGCCTTTACCATCCTGACCAATCAGGGCAACGAGCAGCGCATTCTTGCGGCTACCGTCATGCAGTCGCAACTGCGCGAGGTGGGTATTGACGTGCACATCCGTACCGTGGAGTGGGCGGCCTTTATCCGCGAATTTGTCAACAAGGGGCGGTTTGACGCCGTGCTGCTGGGCTGGACAATTCCTCAGGATCCTGACCTGTTTTCTGTATGGCATTCATCCCAGACCTTTGAGGGCGGGCTGAATTTTACCCATTACCGCAATCCCGAGGTGGACAAGCTGCTTGAAGATGCGCAATCCACGCCCGATCAGAAAAAGCGCGCAGAACTGTATTATCGCATTCAGGAAATATTCGATGCGGAGCAGCCCTACTGCTTTTTGTTTGTGCCCTATGCCCTGCCTGTGGTGCAGCGGCGGTTTCAGGGCATAGAACCCGCGCTGGCGGGCATAATGTATAATTTTGAAAAATGGTGGATTCCCAAAGCCTTGCAGCATACACAGATGCAGCCCTAA
- a CDS encoding bifunctional (p)ppGpp synthetase/guanosine-3',5'-bis(diphosphate) 3'-pyrophosphohydrolase, giving the protein MIRIQEILDKVSAGNPNADLELIQKAYVFAATAHAGQTRLSGEPYLSHPLAVASILAGMGFDEPTIAAGLLHDTVEDTKATIEELDENFGEEVADIVDGVTKISQITFENKEEAQAENIRKMILAMSHDMRVLMVKLADRLHNMRTLDFQKSHKQKRIAQETMDIYAPLANRLGLYVMKRDLEDLSFKYMRPDIYNQIDHWLDNHQVVEKQIIGKVVGLIQDLLESNGISGQVYGRIKHKHSIYKKMQAQSMTLDEMHDIMAFRVLVQDIKDCYATLGLVHSQWRPVHGRFKDYISMPKTNGYQSLHTTVIGPEGERIEIQIRTEEMHRQAEHGVAAHWLYKEKGRVNSKDLEQFAWLREIFERQSEETDSREFMHSLKMDLFKDEVYIYTPAGDVKELPEGATPLDFAFVIHTKVGQHCSGAKINGRLMPLGTELKNGDVVEILTDPARNPNRDWLKIVKTAKARSRIQHYLRTEERTHAVTLGRELLEKEGRKVSLNVGKATKDGHLAIVAQEMNFESVDDLVAAVGYAHTTPRKVLNKLYAVLHPEAATAAEPATPTVKESKEAASRKGEGVGISGVDGVLMRFAKCCNPVPGDPIIGYISRGLGISVHRADCPNVANMEPERLISVHWDGMEEKPYAAGIFIIAKNEQGVLAKVAEVMARNGVNIIGLNMDNQVDGRAKLRITVEVRDATQLYQLIEAIRVLPPIFEVVRDTEADAT; this is encoded by the coding sequence ATGATTCGTATTCAGGAAATTCTCGATAAGGTTTCGGCTGGCAACCCGAACGCGGATCTGGAGCTGATCCAGAAGGCGTATGTGTTTGCCGCCACCGCTCATGCGGGGCAAACCCGCCTTTCAGGCGAGCCGTACCTTTCCCACCCTCTGGCGGTTGCCAGCATTCTGGCGGGCATGGGTTTTGACGAACCCACCATTGCCGCCGGCCTGCTGCACGACACTGTTGAAGACACCAAGGCCACCATCGAAGAGCTGGACGAAAATTTTGGCGAAGAAGTGGCCGATATCGTCGACGGTGTTACCAAGATCAGCCAGATCACCTTTGAGAACAAGGAAGAAGCCCAGGCGGAGAATATCCGCAAGATGATCCTGGCCATGAGCCACGACATGCGGGTTCTCATGGTCAAGCTGGCCGACCGCCTGCACAATATGCGCACGTTGGACTTTCAGAAAAGTCACAAACAGAAGCGCATTGCCCAGGAAACCATGGATATCTACGCGCCCCTGGCCAACCGCCTGGGTTTGTACGTGATGAAGCGCGACCTGGAAGACCTGAGCTTCAAATACATGCGCCCAGACATTTACAATCAGATCGATCACTGGCTGGACAACCATCAGGTTGTGGAAAAGCAGATCATCGGCAAGGTTGTGGGCCTGATTCAGGATCTGCTGGAGTCAAACGGCATCAGCGGGCAGGTTTACGGGCGCATCAAGCACAAGCACAGCATCTATAAAAAGATGCAGGCCCAGTCCATGACTCTGGACGAAATGCACGACATCATGGCCTTTCGCGTGCTGGTGCAGGATATCAAGGACTGTTACGCCACGCTGGGGCTTGTGCATTCCCAGTGGCGGCCTGTGCACGGACGCTTTAAAGACTATATTTCCATGCCCAAGACCAACGGCTACCAGAGCCTGCACACCACGGTCATCGGGCCGGAAGGCGAGCGTATTGAAATCCAGATACGCACCGAGGAAATGCACAGGCAGGCCGAACACGGCGTTGCCGCCCACTGGCTGTACAAGGAAAAAGGCCGCGTCAACAGTAAAGACCTTGAGCAGTTCGCCTGGCTGCGCGAAATTTTTGAGCGCCAGAGTGAAGAAACAGATTCCCGCGAGTTCATGCATTCGCTGAAAATGGATCTGTTCAAGGACGAGGTCTACATCTACACCCCGGCGGGCGATGTCAAGGAACTGCCCGAAGGCGCTACGCCCCTGGACTTTGCCTTTGTGATCCACACCAAGGTGGGGCAGCATTGCAGCGGCGCAAAAATCAATGGCCGCCTCATGCCCCTTGGCACGGAGCTGAAAAACGGCGACGTGGTGGAAATCCTCACCGACCCGGCGCGCAATCCCAACCGCGACTGGCTCAAGATTGTCAAAACCGCCAAGGCGCGCAGCCGTATTCAGCACTATCTGCGCACGGAAGAACGCACCCACGCCGTGACCCTTGGTCGCGAACTGCTGGAAAAAGAAGGCCGCAAGGTCAGCCTGAACGTGGGCAAGGCCACCAAGGACGGCCACCTGGCCATTGTGGCTCAGGAAATGAATTTTGAAAGCGTGGATGATCTGGTTGCCGCCGTGGGCTATGCCCACACCACGCCGCGCAAGGTGCTCAACAAACTGTATGCGGTGCTGCACCCCGAGGCCGCCACTGCTGCGGAACCCGCCACTCCCACCGTAAAGGAAAGCAAGGAAGCCGCCTCCCGCAAGGGCGAGGGCGTGGGCATTTCCGGCGTGGACGGCGTGCTCATGCGCTTTGCCAAGTGCTGCAACCCTGTGCCGGGCGATCCCATTATCGGCTACATCAGCCGTGGCCTTGGCATCAGCGTTCACCGTGCCGACTGCCCCAACGTTGCCAATATGGAGCCGGAGCGTCTTATTTCCGTGCATTGGGACGGCATGGAAGAAAAGCCCTACGCAGCAGGCATATTCATTATCGCCAAGAACGAGCAGGGCGTTCTGGCCAAGGTTGCCGAGGTCATGGCGCGCAACGGCGTCAACATTATTGGACTGAACATGGACAATCAGGTGGATGGACGTGCCAAGCTGCGTATTACCGTAGAGGTGCGCGACGCCACACAGCTCTACCAGCTTATTGAGGCTATCCGCGTATTGCCGCCTATTTTTGAAGTGGTGCGCGATACTGAGGCTGACGCCACGTAA
- a CDS encoding methyl-accepting chemotaxis protein, whose amino-acid sequence MQKITTMQKMAGLSLLLCLFTVLIGMFGVSRLSSLATDVEELSSMHMKGLNLLRMTNIEVLRIIREEKNLIISTTEEGNRTALNNLQKEYAVLDKYHNELPRYFMTETARKLLAELNGLLSEWLTVHKKVIELGSTTDPAMNEKAQELSSTTGRELARRLADLLQDIGEKKIEFAQEVSAQSKQDYEHARMITIIGVLLSVLVGLGVGYLLSRNMLRQLGDEPASLSELALKIAGGDLEAKFNPARPEIGVFGAMKQMVATLKGKIAEADQKSQQAREESERAQKATAEAEEARRQAERAKAEGMLQAAHQLEGVVEIVTSASEELSAQVEQSSRGADEQSARVRETATAMEEMNATVLEVARNAQQAADVSNNARKQAIEGSQIVNEAVKGINTVHTQSLALKQDMDALGKQAESIGQVMGVIADIADQTNLLALNAAIEAARAGDAGRGFAVVADEVRKLAEKTMTATQEVGRAIKEIQEGTKKNIQNVEHAGESIEAATKLSVQSGESLKNILEYVQLVNDQVQSIATASEQQSAASEEINRSVEQVATISSETAQAMEQASSAVADLAQQSQTLQHLIGEMKRQG is encoded by the coding sequence ATGCAAAAAATTACGACAATGCAGAAAATGGCAGGCCTGAGCCTGCTCCTGTGCCTGTTTACAGTGCTTATTGGCATGTTTGGCGTCAGCCGCCTGAGCAGTCTAGCCACAGACGTTGAAGAATTGAGTTCTATGCACATGAAGGGGCTGAATCTGCTCAGAATGACCAACATTGAAGTTTTGCGGATCATCCGGGAAGAGAAAAATCTTATTATCAGCACTACCGAAGAGGGTAACCGCACAGCGTTGAATAATCTGCAAAAAGAATATGCGGTGTTGGATAAATATCACAATGAATTGCCGCGCTATTTTATGACCGAAACAGCGCGCAAGTTGCTTGCCGAGCTGAATGGTCTGCTCAGTGAATGGCTTACAGTACATAAAAAGGTTATTGAACTGGGCAGCACTACCGATCCGGCCATGAATGAAAAGGCGCAGGAACTTTCGTCCACCACCGGGCGTGAGCTGGCGCGAAGGCTGGCTGATCTTTTGCAAGATATTGGTGAAAAAAAGATAGAGTTTGCACAGGAAGTGAGCGCCCAAAGCAAACAGGACTACGAACACGCACGGATGATAACCATTATTGGTGTGCTGCTGTCTGTTCTGGTTGGCCTTGGCGTGGGGTATTTGCTTTCGCGCAACATGCTGCGCCAACTTGGCGACGAACCTGCATCGCTTTCTGAACTTGCCCTGAAGATTGCAGGCGGGGATCTGGAGGCGAAGTTTAATCCTGCGCGGCCTGAGATTGGCGTTTTTGGCGCCATGAAGCAGATGGTGGCCACCCTCAAAGGCAAAATTGCAGAGGCGGATCAAAAGAGCCAGCAGGCCAGGGAAGAATCCGAGCGCGCCCAAAAAGCCACGGCTGAAGCGGAAGAGGCACGCAGACAGGCCGAGCGCGCCAAGGCCGAGGGCATGCTCCAGGCTGCCCACCAGCTTGAAGGCGTGGTAGAAATTGTAACCTCCGCATCGGAGGAGCTTTCCGCCCAGGTTGAGCAGTCGAGCCGTGGCGCGGATGAACAGTCTGCGCGTGTGCGCGAAACCGCAACTGCCATGGAAGAAATGAACGCCACTGTGCTGGAAGTTGCCAGAAACGCGCAGCAGGCTGCGGACGTTTCCAACAATGCCAGAAAACAGGCCATTGAAGGCTCGCAGATAGTCAATGAGGCAGTAAAGGGCATAAACACCGTGCACACGCAGTCGCTGGCCCTCAAGCAGGATATGGATGCCCTTGGTAAACAGGCCGAGAGCATCGGGCAGGTAATGGGCGTTATTGCCGACATTGCCGACCAGACCAACCTGCTTGCGCTTAACGCCGCCATTGAGGCTGCGCGCGCGGGCGATGCTGGCCGTGGTTTTGCCGTGGTCGCGGACGAAGTGCGCAAGCTGGCGGAAAAAACCATGACCGCGACGCAGGAAGTGGGCCGGGCCATCAAGGAAATTCAGGAAGGCACAAAGAAAAACATTCAGAATGTTGAGCACGCTGGCGAATCCATTGAAGCCGCCACAAAACTTTCCGTGCAGTCGGGCGAATCGTTGAAAAATATCCTCGAGTATGTGCAGCTTGTTAACGATCAGGTGCAATCCATTGCCACCGCCAGCGAGCAGCAGTCTGCCGCCAGCGAAGAAATCAACCGCTCTGTGGAACAGGTGGCTACAATTTCTTCTGAAACCGCTCAGGCCATGGAGCAGGCTTCCAGTGCAGTAGCCGATCTGGCGCAGCAGTCGCAAACGCTTCAGCATCTGATTGGCGAGATGAAACGTCAGGGCTAG
- a CDS encoding chromate resistance protein ChrB domain-containing protein — MNNKKWLFFSFSVPAKLQGFRVKIWRKINLLGAVQIKNSIYVLPATDHHQEQLTWMSKETDEQGGEFLVIVHGKLLHFSDAQIAAAFTQARDADYLAIGEEIRNVVPAVGSPDAPAMLRKLEKRLEAIQSIDFFPSGKGASLQKMLEEAHSSLDAPRLVLPAVDAHRYQQKTWVTRANPYVDRLASFWLIKRFIDPTPRIVFLQESEAVPAGPDVVSFDMAHADFTHVGGLITFEVLVDAFGLTAQVPQRMREVIKAIDLEELDAAPVETPGIKRMLDGLVAANNDDHVRTGQALAFFDTLLASYTSTAPTGA, encoded by the coding sequence ATGAATAACAAAAAATGGCTCTTCTTTTCATTTTCCGTTCCGGCAAAGCTGCAAGGCTTTCGTGTAAAAATATGGCGAAAAATCAACCTATTGGGCGCAGTTCAGATAAAAAACTCCATCTATGTACTTCCCGCAACTGATCATCATCAGGAGCAGCTTACATGGATGAGCAAAGAAACTGACGAGCAGGGAGGGGAGTTTCTGGTTATCGTGCACGGCAAACTGCTGCATTTTTCAGACGCACAGATTGCAGCGGCCTTCACTCAGGCGCGCGATGCCGATTATCTAGCGATAGGTGAGGAAATCCGGAACGTTGTCCCAGCTGTGGGTTCACCTGACGCGCCAGCCATGCTCCGAAAACTTGAAAAAAGACTTGAGGCCATACAGTCCATCGATTTTTTCCCCAGTGGCAAAGGGGCGAGTTTGCAAAAAATGCTGGAGGAAGCACACAGCAGCCTTGATGCCCCCCGGCTTGTGCTTCCTGCCGTTGATGCCCATCGCTACCAGCAAAAAACATGGGTGACACGCGCCAATCCCTATGTGGATCGCCTTGCGTCATTCTGGCTGATAAAGCGATTTATTGATCCGACCCCGCGCATTGTGTTTTTGCAAGAATCAGAGGCAGTGCCCGCTGGGCCAGACGTTGTTTCATTTGATATGGCCCATGCCGATTTTACGCACGTGGGCGGGCTTATCACCTTTGAGGTGCTTGTTGATGCCTTTGGTTTGACTGCACAGGTTCCACAAAGGATGCGCGAGGTCATAAAGGCAATTGACCTTGAAGAACTGGATGCTGCCCCGGTTGAAACCCCTGGCATCAAACGGATGCTCGACGGGCTGGTTGCAGCCAATAATGATGACCATGTTCGCACAGGGCAGGCTCTTGCTTTTTTTGACACCCTGCTTGCCTCATACACCTCAACCGCACCCACAGGAGCGTGA
- a CDS encoding DUF2148 domain-containing protein encodes MKDTAIHVAQLMAASARTAPKAGGKDFLEIGVIHMDEDLQKIAQTMKAYAPKSTNESFWLRDAANIEKCQALMLVGLKSCACGGYDCGACGYPTCADFVKKRQLDEKEMGYSGPFCALRMMDVGAALVAAAKTASLLNLDNRIQQRVGAAAKHLGLIDAEVVMGIPVGFYGKSIFFDRSAPKH; translated from the coding sequence ATGAAAGACACAGCAATCCATGTTGCTCAGCTTATGGCTGCCTCTGCCCGCACTGCCCCCAAGGCTGGGGGCAAGGATTTTTTGGAAATTGGCGTTATTCATATGGACGAAGATCTGCAAAAAATCGCCCAGACCATGAAGGCCTACGCCCCCAAAAGCACCAACGAGTCCTTTTGGCTGCGCGATGCCGCCAATATAGAAAAATGTCAGGCCCTGATGCTGGTGGGTCTGAAAAGTTGCGCGTGCGGTGGGTATGACTGCGGTGCTTGCGGCTACCCCACCTGCGCGGACTTTGTGAAAAAACGGCAGCTTGACGAAAAGGAGATGGGTTACTCTGGCCCCTTCTGTGCCCTGCGCATGATGGATGTGGGCGCGGCCCTTGTGGCTGCCGCCAAAACTGCCAGCCTGCTTAATCTGGACAACCGCATCCAGCAGCGCGTGGGCGCGGCGGCAAAGCATCTGGGGCTTATCGATGCCGAAGTCGTCATGGGTATCCCCGTGGGATTTTACGGCAAATCCATTTTCTTCGACCGTTCTGCGCCAAAACACTAG
- a CDS encoding MFS transporter, which translates to MRDFSNLCTVGFLARFSYALARNPVLPLFALFLGAGPEAVGLAVGISTVTGILFKLPAGALSDVVGRRRTMLAGLVVFGLMPFAYFFIDSYRALIVVRFLHGLATAIYGPVAMAVVAEVAGPRRGELLSWFSSVGIIGTLLGAPIGGLVLDVNTSGGPVLWQFRMVFALSAVSGMAALLLGLKTLGGDAPPETEHASGSGLQRFRQGIAEVLSDRRLVTASAVEGVQNMGMGALEAFLPIYAVTVVGLSEFQAGLLWGVQIIVTMLSKPLLGKMSDSRGRRGLIVAGLILCGGALGAIPFLHAFLPLLATCLVFGMGEALVTSSSAALVADMCRDRRFGSAMGAFGTIFDVGHASGPICAGLLIGWGGYQVSFPLLAVFIFLSIPVFLHNVPSHD; encoded by the coding sequence ATGCGAGATTTCAGCAACCTGTGCACTGTAGGTTTTCTTGCCCGCTTCTCTTATGCCCTGGCCAGAAACCCGGTGCTGCCGCTCTTCGCTCTCTTTTTGGGGGCAGGGCCGGAGGCTGTGGGGCTGGCTGTCGGCATTTCCACAGTTACAGGTATTCTGTTCAAGTTGCCCGCTGGCGCGCTTTCTGACGTGGTGGGCAGAAGGCGCACCATGCTGGCGGGGCTTGTGGTATTCGGCCTGATGCCCTTTGCCTATTTTTTTATCGATTCGTACCGGGCGCTGATTGTTGTTCGCTTTCTGCATGGCTTGGCAACCGCAATTTATGGGCCTGTGGCTATGGCCGTGGTGGCCGAGGTTGCTGGTCCACGCCGGGGCGAGCTGCTCTCGTGGTTTTCATCAGTGGGCATAATCGGCACCTTGCTGGGCGCGCCCATTGGCGGGTTAGTGCTTGATGTGAACACCAGTGGCGGGCCGGTGTTGTGGCAGTTTCGCATGGTTTTTGCCCTCAGTGCTGTTTCGGGTATGGCGGCTTTGCTGCTGGGCCTTAAAACTCTTGGGGGAGATGCGCCGCCTGAAACGGAGCATGCATCAGGATCAGGCTTGCAGCGCTTTCGTCAGGGGATTGCCGAGGTGCTCTCTGACAGACGGCTGGTTACGGCCTCTGCCGTAGAGGGCGTGCAAAATATGGGCATGGGCGCGCTGGAGGCCTTTTTGCCCATATATGCGGTAACGGTGGTGGGCTTGTCAGAATTTCAGGCCGGGCTGCTGTGGGGAGTGCAGATAATTGTAACCATGCTCAGCAAGCCCCTGCTGGGGAAAATGTCAGACTCGCGCGGCAGGCGCGGCTTGATAGTGGCTGGTTTGATTCTGTGCGGCGGCGCGCTTGGCGCGATTCCCTTTTTGCATGCATTTTTGCCTTTGCTGGCGACTTGTCTTGTATTTGGCATGGGCGAGGCGCTCGTTACTTCTTCTTCCGCAGCTCTGGTGGCAGACATGTGCCGCGACCGCCGTTTTGGCTCGGCCATGGGAGCGTTTGGAACAATCTTTGATGTCGGGCACGCGTCCGGCCCCATCTGTGCAGGCCTGCTCATTGGCTGGGGAGGGTATCAGGTCAGTTTTCCCCTGCTGGCGGTTTTTATCTTTCTGTCGATCCCTGTCTTTTTACACAATGTGCCATCGCACGATTGA
- the chrA gene encoding chromate efflux transporter produces MNESNATPQVTLREAFLYWFKLGFINFGGPAGQIAMMHKNLVDGRAWISEKVFLRALNFCMLLPGPEAHQLAVYIGWRLNGYWGGTIAGLCFLFPSVILMLFLSWLAAAKGQVPLVAGIFHGIAAAVVAIVIEALIRLSKKSLKHPALYAFAGGSFVLGQFLGVSFPAIVLLAGVAGVILGKFRPDIFCQKKPGTNECLTDAPESLTNLPPLSHLFKVVGIFAAIWMAVILPVFAWRGMDDILSQISIFFSKAPFVTFGGAYAVLAYIVEHAVNLGWLTEKEMLLGLGLAETTPGPLIMVTQFVGFITAWNQPGGLTPMTAAILGGLLTTFTTFLPSFMFIFAGAPYIEAITANKKLNAALTGISGAVVGVVLKIGVFFAWNTFFPVTGFDVFAVTVALLSLVALVRFKLSMHALVGLSGLAGLVWQML; encoded by the coding sequence ATGAATGAAAGCAACGCAACTCCTCAAGTTACTTTGCGGGAAGCATTCCTTTACTGGTTCAAGCTCGGCTTCATCAATTTTGGCGGGCCTGCCGGGCAGATCGCCATGATGCATAAAAATCTGGTGGATGGCAGGGCCTGGATCAGCGAAAAGGTTTTTCTGCGGGCGCTCAATTTCTGCATGCTCTTACCGGGGCCGGAAGCGCATCAACTGGCTGTGTACATAGGTTGGCGGCTCAACGGCTACTGGGGCGGAACCATTGCCGGGCTGTGCTTTTTGTTCCCCTCGGTTATTCTGATGCTCTTTCTTTCATGGCTGGCAGCCGCCAAGGGGCAGGTTCCCCTTGTGGCCGGGATTTTTCACGGCATCGCCGCCGCCGTTGTGGCCATTGTGATTGAAGCGCTTATCCGGCTTTCAAAAAAATCACTTAAGCACCCCGCACTGTATGCATTTGCTGGCGGCTCGTTTGTACTGGGACAGTTCCTTGGCGTGTCCTTTCCTGCGATTGTTTTGTTGGCTGGTGTGGCGGGTGTCATTCTTGGCAAATTTCGTCCAGACATTTTTTGCCAGAAAAAGCCGGGAACAAATGAATGCCTGACTGACGCGCCGGAATCTCTCACCAATCTGCCGCCTTTGTCCCATCTCTTCAAGGTTGTGGGGATATTCGCCGCTATCTGGATGGCTGTGATTCTGCCCGTTTTCGCATGGCGGGGCATGGACGACATACTTTCCCAGATATCTATTTTTTTCAGCAAAGCCCCCTTTGTGACCTTTGGCGGCGCATATGCCGTTCTTGCCTATATAGTAGAGCACGCGGTCAATCTGGGTTGGCTGACGGAAAAGGAAATGCTGCTGGGCCTCGGCCTTGCGGAAACGACCCCCGGCCCGCTGATCATGGTGACGCAGTTTGTGGGCTTCATCACCGCCTGGAACCAGCCCGGCGGCCTGACGCCCATGACAGCGGCCATTCTGGGCGGCCTGCTCACCACCTTCACCACATTTTTGCCGAGCTTCATGTTCATATTTGCTGGCGCGCCCTACATTGAGGCAATTACGGCCAACAAAAAACTCAATGCCGCGCTTACGGGCATATCTGGCGCGGTGGTGGGCGTGGTGCTCAAGATCGGCGTGTTCTTTGCCTGGAACACATTTTTCCCGGTTACGGGATTTGATGTGTTTGCCGTGACCGTTGCGCTGTTGTCGCTGGTGGCCTTGGTGCGTTTTAAGCTCTCCATGCACGCGCTGGTGGGGTTGAGCGGGCTTGCCGGGCTGGTCTGGCAGATGCTCTGA
- a CDS encoding thiosulfate sulfurtransferase GlpE has protein sequence MNATITPQELQAILAANTATVCDVRRRADYEADPRTVPGAVWHDPEQVDLWAAQLPKDKPVAIYCVRGGSVSKSVQAALGQKGFDVQYVEGGLAAWDEAHK, from the coding sequence ATGAACGCAACCATCACGCCGCAAGAACTTCAGGCTATACTGGCCGCCAATACCGCAACGGTTTGCGATGTGCGCAGGCGGGCTGACTATGAGGCTGACCCTCGCACAGTCCCAGGCGCCGTATGGCACGACCCGGAGCAGGTTGACCTGTGGGCGGCGCAGTTGCCCAAGGACAAGCCAGTAGCCATCTATTGCGTGCGGGGCGGCTCTGTAAGCAAGTCTGTCCAGGCTGCTTTGGGGCAGAAAGGTTTTGACGTGCAGTATGTGGAGGGCGGGCTGGCCGCCTGGGATGAAGCCCATAAGTAG